From one Amycolatopsis sp. FDAARGOS 1241 genomic stretch:
- a CDS encoding ABC transporter permease has product MIGFLLRRLVNYVALCLVATFAAFSLASLAFSPLDALKLRNPPAPQSTIDAKAAELYLNQPIPERFFTWLGGVLQGNFGRTVADQPITDELFRRAGVSLRLFLLGITIGIIIGVLVGVVSAIRQYKISDYVATTFSFVVLSTPVFVIATILKAGAQSVNDNLLDGYQFFIVQGETSGLDGSFGDVLLDRLQHLIVPTLAIVLTQVAYYSRYQRSAMLDVLGSDFLRTAQAKGLTRRRALFKHGLRTALIPMATLFAFGFGLLITGGIFTEKIFGWYGMGDWLITGIQKQDTNIVATVTLFIAICVLLAGWLADVLYAALDPRVRI; this is encoded by the coding sequence GTGATCGGCTTCCTCCTCCGCCGCCTCGTCAACTACGTGGCCTTGTGCCTGGTCGCCACCTTCGCGGCCTTTTCCTTGGCATCACTGGCGTTCAGCCCGCTGGACGCCCTGAAACTGCGGAACCCGCCGGCGCCGCAGTCCACGATCGACGCCAAGGCCGCCGAGCTCTACCTGAACCAGCCGATCCCCGAGCGCTTCTTCACGTGGCTCGGCGGGGTGCTGCAAGGGAACTTCGGCCGCACCGTCGCCGACCAGCCGATCACCGACGAGCTCTTCCGCCGCGCCGGCGTGAGCCTCCGGTTGTTCCTGCTGGGCATCACGATCGGCATCATCATCGGCGTGCTCGTCGGTGTGGTGAGCGCGATCCGGCAGTACAAGATCAGTGACTACGTGGCCACCACGTTCTCGTTCGTCGTGCTGTCCACTCCGGTCTTCGTGATCGCCACGATCCTCAAGGCCGGCGCGCAGTCCGTGAACGACAACCTGCTCGACGGCTACCAGTTCTTCATCGTGCAGGGCGAAACCAGCGGCCTCGACGGCAGTTTCGGCGACGTGCTGCTCGACCGGTTGCAGCACCTCATCGTGCCGACGCTCGCGATCGTGCTCACGCAGGTCGCGTACTACAGCCGCTACCAGCGTTCGGCGATGCTCGACGTGCTGGGCTCCGACTTCCTCCGCACCGCGCAGGCGAAGGGCCTCACCCGGCGGCGCGCGCTGTTCAAGCACGGCCTGCGCACCGCGCTGATCCCCATGGCGACGCTGTTCGCGTTCGGCTTCGGCCTGCTGATCACGGGTGGCATCTTCACCGAGAAGATCTTCGGCTGGTACGGCATGGGCGACTGGCTGATCACCGGCATCCAGAAGCAGGACACCAACATCGTCGCGACCGTGACGCTGTTCATCGCGATCTGCGTGCTGCTGGCCGGGTGGCTGGCCGACGTGCTCTACGCCGCGCTCGACCCGAGGGTGAGGATCTGA